From one Solanum stenotomum isolate F172 chromosome 12, ASM1918654v1, whole genome shotgun sequence genomic stretch:
- the LOC125846716 gene encoding chaperone protein dnaJ C76, chloroplastic: MQISSTQKKYLPPNLKGRRPYPFSPHFPVEKMHSSTLPIQTIPTKSINKFLNQRAHFPSSGKSHNKNTCNNSVICRANSSSITDFDLYDLFGVESSSNQAQIKLAYRMLQKRCHPDIAGPSGHEMAIILNQAYALLSDPVARMAYDKEVTKIADLKGYTGKPLYSAWCGEDNEERAVFVDEVKCVGCLKCALLAENTFAVECLYGRARVVAQWADTESKIQEAIDACPVDCISVVERSNLAALEFLMSKKPRGNVRIGAGNTVGARTSNIFDDLDKFQSRYQGAFNKTNPKASEEARISAFQAIRAMSNLFYWQSPIGGAAEAIHALVPVRRRLIEPDVKKLRHVVEAMKQVKKSTVNQSSNAEYWSPSTPELAVPTDTSLVVDEVDSFPKLPVEFYDEAFSPKEKHQGSPWLGVVPFTTATAAAIIVWIKLGEETTVRLNDHIGGSLALDIVNSPWLKVILAGVTWYMIGMALVELTGTIHSLFNQDRKL, translated from the exons ATGCAAATATCTTCCACACAAAAGAAATATCTGCCCCCAAACTTAAAAGGAAGAAGACCTTACCCTTTTTCACCACATTTTCCTGTGGAAAAAATGCATTCTTCTACTCTGCCCATACAAACCATTCCCACAAAAAGCATAAACAAATTTCTAAATCAAAGAGCTCATTTTCCAAGTTCAGGGAAATCCCATAACAAAAATACTTGTAATAATTCTGTCATATGCAGAGCTAATAGTAGTTCAATCACTGATTTTGACCTGTATGATCTTTTTGGAGTTGAAAGTTCATCTAACCAGGCACAGATTAAGCTAGCCTATAGGATGCTTCAGAAGCGATGCCACCCGGATATCGCCGGACCATCTGGACATGAAATGGCTATTATACTCAATCAAGCTTATGCTCTTCTTTCCGATCCTGTTGCACGTATGGCTTATGATAAG GAAGTGACAAAAATAGCAGATTTAAAGGGGTACACAGGAAAACCTTTGTATTCGGCATGGTGTGGTGAAGATAATGAAGAAAGAGCTGTGTTTGTTGATGAAGTAAAGTGTGTAGGCTGCTTAAAATGTGCTTTGTTGGCTGAAAATACATTTGCTGTTGAATGTTTGTATGGAAGAGCCAGAGTTGTTGCTCAATGGGCTGATACAGAATCCAAAATTCAAGAAGCTATAGATGCATGTCCAGTTGATTGCATCTC AGTTGTTGAGAGGTCAAATTTGGCTGCACTTGAATTCCTAATGTCCAAGAAGCCCCGAGGCAATGTTAGAATTGGCGCTGGCAATACAGTTGGTGCTCGCACCTCCAATATATTTGATGATCTAGACAAATTTCAGAGTAGATATCAAGGTGCCTTCAACAAAACCAATCCTAAG GCTTCAGAAGAGGCACGAATATCAGCATTTCAAGCAATCCGAGCAATGTCAAATTTATTCTACTGGCAATCACCAATTGGAGGAGCTGCAGAAGCCATCCATGCTTTGGTACCAGTTAGGAGAAGGCTAATTGAACCCGATGTTAAGAAGCTCAGACATGTTGTAGAAGCTATGAAACAAGTCAAAAAATCAACAGTTAATCAAAGTAGCAACGCTGAGTATTGGTCTCCATCAACTCCTGAACTTGCGGTACCAACAGACACTAGTTTGGTAGTAGATGAAGTTGATTCCTTCCCCAAATTGCCGGTGGAATTCTATGATGAAGCTTTCTCACCTAAGGAGAAACATCAAGGTAGTCCCTGGCTCGGGGTAGTGCCATTCACAACAGCAACAGCAGCAGCAATTATAGTTTGGATAAAACTTGGAGAAGAAACGACTGTTAGACTCAACGATCATATTGGTGGTTCTCTAGCATTAGACATTGTCAACAGCCCATGGCTCAAGGTCATTCTGGCAGGTGTTACATGGTATATGATTGGTATGGCACTAGTGGAACTCACGGGGACAATTCATAGTTTGTTTAACCAGGACAGAAAATTGTGA
- the LOC125846733 gene encoding thioredoxin-like protein YLS8, giving the protein MSYLLPHLHSGWAVDQAILAEEERLVIIRFGHDWDETCMQMDEVLASVADTLKNFAVIYLVDITEVPDFNTMYELYDPSTIMFFFRNKHIMIDLGTGNNNKINWALKDKQEFIDIVETVYRGARKGRGLVIAPKDYSTKYRY; this is encoded by the exons ATGTCGTACTTGTTGCCTCACCTTCACTCAGGATGGGCCGTCGATCAAGCCATTCTCGCTGAAGAGGAACGCCTTGTCATTATCCGCTTCGGCCATGACTGGGACGAAACTTGTATGCAG ATGGACGAGGTGCTGGCTTCAGTTGCAGATACATTAAAGAATTTTGCTGTGATATACCTGGTGGACATAACAGAGGTCCCTGATTTTAACACGATGTATGAGTTGTACGATCCATCAACTATCATGTTCTTCTTCAGGAACAAGCACATCATGATTGATCTTGGCACAGGAAACAATAACAAGATCAACTGGGCACTCAAAGATAAACAGGAGTTCATTGATATTGTTGAGACAGTGTATCGCGGTGCACGAAAGGGCCGTGGTCTAGTTATTGCACCAAAAGATTACTCTACCAAGTATCGTTACTGA
- the LOC125846715 gene encoding uncharacterized protein LOC125846715, whose translation MFITRVQSSKCKEKKEMVKVVVGEESRVKLAENRLSKSGVPCQVGLVIGNLSGKLDRGFIFDLIPTPLNDNGEPACSIIGGAKDDQKKASKGKSLPQSSALFIDKDWLAEHARQVGRMLVGGMKVVGIYVWTNESSFKNSTITLCQAAKAVAEAAPLLEVDWDERLLVHIGYSPLRWTCRNCSLASNITSGNLRPCDFKMGKILSTRQAFRCTYDFDLRLPIYQGSSSKRLVDILHHGISIHAKELKGAKALIDGKLANEDEQFDLGGVHDVEFLLPFMEDKYLEVCSQKEITGLLVFSGSVCSYAYSNSKEPSSQALADIKGDIIKSLRSRLDIMCDEADRKSDSKEDRTEESNNQILSGSTVLQLDLQLQRKHCSMSFPRRVFLPWLADTFLCDYIQPSESVEVLVDHFAELMSLEFPSNSSKILEPEAEAPALVLSTTKSFREVSTPYALLPKSDDSLSNQNRAATILRSDQKSTNPAGFNFMIAVLVLVVSVVVGFVVFFVRSSS comes from the exons AGTGCAAAGCTCAAAGtgcaaagaaaagaaagagatggTGAAAGTAGTAGTGGGAGAAGAAAGTCGGGTCAAACTAGCTGAAAATCGGCTTAGCAAATCTGGAGTCCCTTGTCAG GTAGGGCTTGTAATTGGGAATTTAAGTGGGAAATTAGATCGAGGATTCATATTCGATTTAATCCCAACACCGCTGAATGACAATGGTGAGCCGGCATGTTCCATAATTGGCGGGGCTAAAGATGatcagaaaaaggcatccaaaGGGAAGTCGCTCCCTCAATCTTCCGCATTATTTATTGACAAAGATTGGCTTGCTGAACACGCTCGTCAG GTTGGGAGAATGCTAGTGGGTGGCATGAAGGTGGTTGGCATCTATGTGTGGACCAATGAGAGCTCATTCAAAAATTCAACCATCACTCTTTGTCAG GCTGCAAAAGCTGTTGCTGAAGCGGCCCCTTTGTTGGAAGTGGATTGGGATGAAAGATTGCTTGTGCACATTGGTTACAGTCCCTTGAG GTGGACATGTCGAAATTGCTCGTTGGCTTCAAATATTACATCAGGCAATTTACGACCTTGTGATTTCAAAATGGGAAAAATTCTGAGTACTCGTCAGGCATTCCGATGCACATATGACTTTGATTTGAG GTTGCCCATATACCAGGGTTCAAGTAGCAAAAGATTGGTTGACATTCTTCATCATGGCATTTCAATTCATGCCAAAGAGCTTAAAGGTGCCAAAGCATTGATTGATGGGAAATTG GCAAATGAGGATGAGCAATTTGATTTAGGTGGTGTACATGATGTTGAATTTCTCCTACCTTTCATGGAAGATAAGTATTTGGAAG TATGCAGCCAAAAAGAGATTACAGGTCTTCTAGTCTTCAGCGGCTCTGTCTGCTCCTATGCTTACTCAAATTCGAAGGAACCATCTTCTCAAGCTTTGGCTGACATAAAG GGAGACATAATTAAGAGTCTAAGAAGCAGGTTAGATATCATGTGTGATGAGGCAGACAGGAAATCAGATTCTAAAGAGGACAGAACTGAAGAGAGCAACAACCAGATATTAAGTGGGAGTACAGTTCTGCAACTTGATTTACAGTTACAGAG AAAACATTGCAGTATGTCATTTCCTCGAAGAGTATTTTTACCCTGGCTGGCTGACACATTCCTCTGTGACTATATACAACCATCTGAATCAGTTGAG GTTCTCGTGGATCATTTTGCCGAGCTCATGTCTCTAGAGTTCCCAAGTAATTCTTCAAAAATCTTGGAGCCTGAAGCTGAAGCTCCTGCATTGGTATTATCCACCACAAAATCATTTCGGGAGGTGTCAACCCCGTATGCTTTACTACCTAAGTCAGACGATTCACTCTCAAATCAAAATAGAGCTGCTACAATCTTGAGAAGTGACCAGAAATCGACAAACCCAGCTGGTTTTAACTTCATGATAGCTGTTTTAGTTCTTGTTGTATCAGTTGTGGTTGGGTTTGTGGTATTTTTTGTTAGGTCATCATCCTAG